One window of Arthrobacter oryzae genomic DNA carries:
- the ychF gene encoding redox-regulated ATPase YchF, with product MALTIGIVGLPNVGKSTLFNALTRNQVLAANYPFATIEPNVGVVNLPDPRLAKLAAVFGSQRLLPAPVSFVDIAGIVKGASEGEGLGNKFLANIREAEAIAQVVRVFDDPDVIHVDGKVDPRSDMETINTELILADLQTIENAIPRIEKEVKIKKRDAAELAAIKAAQTVLERGDTIFSSIKSDKLEMEHLKELGLLTAKPFIYVFNSDEGILGNPEKQEELRAMVAPADAVFLDAKLESDLVELDEEEAREMLEMNGQDESGLDQLARVGFHTLGLQTYLTAGPKETRAWTIHQGDTAPQAAGVIHSDFQRGFIKAEVVSFDDLIEAGSMAEAKARGKVRIEGKEYVMADGDVVEFRFNV from the coding sequence GTGGCTCTTACTATTGGCATCGTCGGACTGCCCAACGTCGGCAAATCAACCCTTTTCAACGCACTGACCCGCAACCAGGTGCTCGCGGCGAACTATCCGTTCGCCACGATTGAGCCGAACGTCGGCGTGGTCAACCTCCCGGACCCGCGGCTTGCCAAACTGGCCGCCGTCTTCGGATCGCAGCGCCTGCTGCCTGCTCCGGTGTCGTTCGTCGACATCGCCGGGATCGTCAAGGGCGCATCGGAGGGCGAAGGCCTGGGCAACAAGTTCCTCGCAAACATCCGCGAAGCCGAGGCCATCGCGCAGGTTGTCCGCGTGTTCGATGACCCTGACGTCATCCACGTTGACGGCAAGGTGGATCCCCGCTCCGACATGGAGACCATCAACACCGAACTGATCCTGGCTGACCTTCAGACCATCGAAAACGCCATTCCGCGGATCGAAAAAGAAGTCAAGATCAAAAAGCGCGACGCCGCAGAACTCGCAGCCATCAAGGCGGCGCAGACCGTGCTCGAACGCGGCGACACCATCTTCTCCTCGATCAAGAGCGACAAGCTCGAGATGGAGCACCTCAAGGAGCTCGGCCTGTTGACGGCCAAGCCCTTCATCTACGTCTTCAACTCTGACGAAGGAATTCTGGGCAACCCCGAGAAACAGGAAGAACTGCGCGCCATGGTTGCTCCGGCGGACGCCGTCTTCCTGGACGCCAAGCTGGAATCCGACCTCGTGGAACTGGACGAGGAAGAAGCCCGCGAGATGCTGGAGATGAACGGTCAGGACGAGTCCGGCCTCGACCAGCTGGCGCGCGTCGGCTTCCACACGCTGGGACTGCAGACCTACCTCACCGCCGGTCCCAAGGAAACCCGTGCCTGGACCATCCACCAGGGGGACACCGCCCCGCAGGCAGCGGGCGTCATCCACTCGGATTTCCAGCGCGGTTTCATCAAGGCCGAAGTTGTTTCTTTCGACGACCTCATCGAGGCCGGCTCCATGGCTGAGGCAAAGGCCCGGGGCAAGGTCAGGATCGAAGGCAAGGAATATGTCATGGCCGACGGCGACGTCGTCGAGTTCCGCTTCAACGTGTAG
- a CDS encoding DNA recombination protein RmuC: MDAFALILALLMLILGAVIGAACSYMVLRRRSVALEQDFDGVSARLSEVNAQFAAADAERRLLAVQNRELGESRNQDGSVLRALAPVAEKLTAVQQQVSLLERDRLEQYGQLAQQLQEARLSDEQLLRSTHALESALRSNSARGQWGEVQLRRVVEAAGMLRHVDFHEQQHSTGAGAGAGAAVRPDLVVQLPGQKQLVVDAKVPLASYLEAQDLGTPAGRQQHGHSINGQNALLAAHAKALKAHVDALSNKKYWDIPGNSPELVICFLPAESILAAALAADPGLLDYALTKNVVLASPGTLLAVLKSVAFTWRQDVLTDSARELFELARQLYERMGTLGDNVTKLGSSLKTSVDRYNSMVGTLEARVLPTARKLNALEAEGLVTPPAIDVTPRSVAAPELQSEESAA, translated from the coding sequence ATGGACGCTTTTGCACTGATACTTGCCCTGTTAATGCTGATTCTCGGCGCCGTGATCGGCGCCGCCTGCAGTTATATGGTGCTCCGGCGGCGGAGCGTGGCCCTGGAGCAGGATTTCGACGGCGTCTCGGCCCGCCTTTCGGAGGTCAACGCCCAGTTCGCGGCGGCCGACGCCGAGCGGCGCCTTCTGGCGGTTCAGAACCGGGAGCTGGGCGAGTCACGCAACCAGGACGGCAGCGTCCTCCGGGCCCTTGCTCCTGTGGCGGAGAAGCTCACCGCAGTGCAGCAGCAGGTGTCCCTGCTCGAACGCGACCGCCTGGAACAGTACGGACAGCTGGCGCAGCAACTGCAGGAGGCCCGCCTCTCCGACGAACAGCTTCTCCGCTCAACCCATGCCCTGGAGTCCGCCCTGCGGTCCAACAGCGCCCGCGGCCAGTGGGGCGAAGTCCAGTTGCGGCGGGTTGTGGAGGCCGCCGGCATGCTCCGCCACGTGGATTTCCACGAGCAGCAGCACAGCACGGGTGCGGGCGCGGGCGCGGGCGCCGCCGTACGGCCGGACCTCGTGGTGCAACTTCCGGGGCAGAAGCAACTGGTGGTCGACGCAAAGGTGCCCCTGGCGTCCTACCTTGAGGCCCAGGATCTGGGGACCCCGGCGGGACGCCAGCAGCACGGGCACTCGATTAACGGCCAGAACGCGTTGCTGGCAGCACATGCCAAGGCCCTCAAGGCCCACGTGGACGCCCTGAGCAACAAGAAGTACTGGGACATTCCCGGCAATTCGCCGGAACTCGTGATCTGCTTCCTGCCGGCAGAATCCATCCTGGCGGCCGCGCTGGCGGCGGACCCCGGCCTCCTGGACTACGCGCTGACGAAGAACGTGGTGCTGGCGTCCCCTGGCACCCTGCTGGCCGTTTTGAAGTCCGTGGCATTCACCTGGCGCCAGGACGTGCTGACAGACAGTGCCCGGGAGCTGTTCGAGCTGGCGCGGCAACTCTACGAGCGGATGGGAACGCTCGGCGACAACGTGACCAAGCTGGGGTCGTCGCTTAAGACGTCCGTGGACCGTTACAACTCGATGGTGGGGACACTGGAAGCACGTGTGCTTCCCACGGCACGAAAGCTCAACGCGCTTGAAGCGGAGGGACTGGTGACGCCGCCTGCGATCGACGTGACGCCCCGGTCGGTGGCTGCGCCGGAACTCCAGTCGGAAGAGTCAGCCGCGTAG
- a CDS encoding 4-hydroxy-3-methylbut-2-enyl diphosphate reductase has translation MTSSAVSIPMPSIPRRRRSPEDVLAAAPVSGPKKVLLAAPRGYCAGVDRAVIAVEKALEHYGPPVYVRKQIVHNVHVVSSLEEKGAIFVDETDEVPEGALVIFSAHGVSPAVVQSAEDRGLRTIDATCPLVTKVHREAVRFAKDDFDILLIGHDGHEEVEGTAGEAPEHIQIINGPHEVDKVTVRDPEKVIWLSQTTLSVDETMETVRLLKERFPTLQDPPSDDICYATTNRQVAIKKISPQADLVIVVGSANSSNSVRLVEVALEYGAKASYRVDFANEVDEAWFEGVATVGVTSGASVPEVLVKDVLRLLADYGYGAVEEVVTAEEDLLFSLPKELRATLKKSGDVTRALGGRGARV, from the coding sequence ATGACCTCCTCAGCTGTCTCCATCCCCATGCCTTCAATTCCACGCAGGCGCCGTTCGCCTGAGGACGTGCTGGCTGCGGCCCCGGTGTCAGGTCCCAAAAAGGTGCTGCTTGCGGCCCCCCGCGGCTACTGCGCCGGAGTGGACCGGGCCGTCATCGCGGTGGAGAAGGCACTGGAACATTACGGTCCGCCCGTCTACGTGCGTAAGCAGATCGTCCACAACGTCCACGTCGTGAGCTCGCTCGAGGAAAAAGGCGCCATCTTCGTAGATGAGACCGATGAAGTCCCCGAAGGCGCCCTGGTGATCTTCTCGGCCCACGGGGTATCGCCGGCCGTGGTGCAGTCCGCAGAGGACCGCGGGCTCCGCACCATTGATGCGACGTGCCCGCTGGTGACCAAGGTGCACCGGGAAGCTGTCCGTTTCGCGAAGGACGACTTCGACATCCTCCTGATCGGCCATGACGGCCACGAGGAAGTCGAAGGAACTGCCGGGGAGGCACCGGAGCACATCCAGATCATCAACGGCCCGCACGAAGTTGACAAGGTGACGGTCCGGGATCCGGAAAAGGTCATCTGGCTTTCGCAGACCACACTGAGCGTGGACGAAACGATGGAAACGGTCCGGCTGCTGAAGGAACGCTTTCCGACGCTGCAGGATCCGCCCAGCGACGACATCTGCTATGCCACCACCAACCGCCAGGTGGCCATCAAGAAGATCTCCCCGCAGGCCGACCTGGTTATTGTGGTGGGCTCCGCCAACTCCTCCAACTCCGTCCGTCTCGTGGAGGTTGCCCTGGAATACGGGGCCAAGGCCTCCTACCGCGTCGACTTCGCCAACGAAGTGGACGAGGCCTGGTTCGAGGGCGTCGCCACAGTCGGCGTGACGTCCGGTGCGTCCGTTCCGGAGGTGCTGGTGAAGGACGTGCTCCGGCTCCTCGCCGACTACGGCTACGGCGCTGTGGAAGAAGTGGTCACGGCCGAGGAAGACCTGCTCTTCTCGCTTCCCAAGGAGCTTCGCGCAACGCTGAAGAAATCCGGCGACGTGACCCGCGCCCTGGGCGGGCGCGGGGCGCGGGTCTGA
- the xseA gene encoding exodeoxyribonuclease VII large subunit gives MPAATTVPATAAETSPDNPWPLQLLSQKLKAHIDRTPAAWVEGQVIELNRRGGSAFMTLRDVDAEISLPASIWSNVLDRQEVPLERGSRVVALLKAEFWLKTGRLNMSVKDIRPVGLGDLLARIERLRHALSAEGLFADSRKKRLPLLPHRIGLITGRDSDAKKDVLRNAALRWPAVEFEVREVAVQGATAVSQIMGALRELDADPHVDVIVIARGGGALEDLLPFSNEELIRAVSNASTPVVSAIGHEADRPILDDVADLRASTPTDAAKRIVPDVTEELARVRQARDQLRRGVNRLVDRESDRLASLHSRPVLAAPEVMVSARAEDVARLSSRSRAAIGAAVLRGADQILHLRNQVRSLSPQQTLDRGYAVVQAAGAGKDADAQREVVRHPRQAPEGSDLFVRVAGGSFNARSTGGHRMTGS, from the coding sequence ATGCCCGCGGCCACCACGGTTCCTGCTACGGCCGCCGAAACGAGTCCGGACAATCCCTGGCCCCTGCAGCTGCTGTCCCAGAAACTCAAAGCCCACATTGACCGGACCCCCGCGGCCTGGGTGGAGGGCCAGGTCATTGAGCTGAACCGACGCGGCGGCAGCGCCTTCATGACACTCCGGGATGTGGACGCCGAGATTTCCCTGCCCGCCTCCATCTGGTCGAATGTGCTGGATCGCCAGGAGGTTCCCCTGGAACGGGGCTCCCGGGTCGTGGCGCTCCTGAAGGCCGAATTCTGGCTCAAGACCGGACGCCTGAACATGTCGGTCAAGGACATCCGGCCGGTGGGACTCGGCGACCTGCTGGCGCGGATTGAGCGGCTCCGCCACGCGCTTTCCGCGGAAGGACTCTTTGCGGATTCCCGGAAGAAGCGCCTCCCGCTCCTCCCCCACCGCATCGGGCTGATCACCGGCCGCGATTCCGATGCGAAGAAGGACGTGCTGCGCAATGCCGCACTCCGGTGGCCCGCCGTCGAATTCGAGGTCCGGGAAGTCGCGGTGCAAGGAGCCACTGCCGTCTCCCAGATCATGGGTGCCCTGCGGGAACTCGATGCTGACCCGCACGTTGACGTCATTGTGATTGCCCGCGGCGGCGGTGCCCTTGAGGACCTTCTCCCCTTCAGTAATGAGGAGCTGATCAGGGCGGTGTCCAACGCGTCCACCCCGGTGGTCAGCGCCATAGGCCACGAAGCGGACCGCCCCATCCTGGACGACGTTGCGGACCTTCGGGCCTCCACGCCCACGGACGCCGCCAAGCGGATCGTTCCCGACGTGACGGAGGAGCTTGCGAGGGTACGGCAGGCCCGGGACCAGCTGCGGCGCGGGGTGAACCGGCTGGTGGATCGGGAATCCGACCGGCTGGCCTCCCTGCATTCGCGGCCCGTACTGGCGGCGCCTGAGGTCATGGTCAGTGCCCGCGCCGAAGACGTGGCACGGCTCAGCAGCCGCTCCCGTGCAGCCATCGGCGCGGCCGTCCTGAGGGGCGCCGACCAGATCCTCCACCTGCGCAACCAGGTGCGCTCGCTCTCCCCGCAACAGACGCTGGACCGGGGCTACGCCGTGGTCCAGGCCGCCGGCGCGGGCAAGGACGCAGACGCTCAGCGGGAAGTCGTCCGGCACCCTAGGCAGGCTCCTGAGGGCTCGGACCTTTTCGTCCGGGTTGCGGGCGGCAGCTTCAACGCCCGGTCCACGGGCGGCCACCGGATGACGGGCAGCTGA
- a CDS encoding exodeoxyribonuclease VII small subunit: MAAEQNPNADIEALSYEEAREQLVAVVGKLEAGGASLEDSLALWERGEALARRCEDWLEGARKRLAAARNQAGPES; encoded by the coding sequence TTGGCAGCAGAACAGAATCCGAATGCGGACATCGAAGCACTCAGCTACGAGGAGGCCCGGGAGCAACTCGTCGCCGTCGTCGGCAAGCTGGAGGCCGGCGGCGCCAGCCTGGAGGACTCACTCGCGCTGTGGGAGCGGGGCGAAGCCCTGGCCAGGCGCTGTGAGGACTGGCTGGAGGGCGCCCGCAAACGGCTGGCCGCCGCCCGGAACCAGGCGGGGCCGGAGTCTTAG
- a CDS encoding polyphosphate kinase 2 family protein, which yields MASIETFDEHPSGTLAAGDGFKLADVDPDSTPGFPGGKSDGQALLAELDGKLATLQEQLFAEAKFGGNKRILLILQAMDTAGKGGIVAHVVGAMDPQGVQLKAFKAPTDEEKSYDFLWRIEKEVPAAGMVGVFDRSHYEDVLIHRVRGWASPAEIERRYVAINEFEARLTDTGTRIVKVMLNISRDEQKARLLARLDDPSKHWKYSSGDLKERAFWDDYMAAYQAAFDNTHTEVAPWHVVPANKKWYARIAVQQLLLQAMEDLHLQWPKAEFDVALERSLVERS from the coding sequence ATGGCAAGCATTGAAACATTCGACGAACACCCCTCCGGGACCCTGGCGGCAGGTGATGGATTCAAGCTGGCCGATGTGGACCCTGATTCCACCCCCGGATTTCCCGGCGGAAAATCCGACGGGCAGGCCCTCCTGGCCGAACTCGACGGCAAACTTGCCACGCTCCAGGAGCAGCTTTTCGCCGAAGCCAAATTTGGCGGCAACAAGCGCATCCTCCTGATCCTGCAAGCCATGGACACGGCCGGAAAAGGCGGCATCGTGGCCCACGTGGTGGGTGCCATGGACCCGCAGGGCGTGCAGCTCAAGGCGTTCAAGGCTCCCACCGACGAGGAGAAATCCTACGACTTCCTGTGGCGGATCGAGAAGGAAGTGCCGGCGGCGGGAATGGTGGGTGTCTTCGACCGCTCGCATTATGAGGATGTCCTCATACACCGGGTCCGCGGCTGGGCCTCTCCGGCCGAGATCGAGCGACGCTACGTGGCGATTAACGAATTTGAAGCCAGGCTGACAGACACCGGCACCCGGATCGTCAAGGTGATGCTGAATATCAGCCGGGACGAACAGAAAGCCCGGCTGCTCGCCCGCCTGGACGATCCCTCGAAGCACTGGAAGTACAGCAGCGGCGACCTGAAGGAACGCGCGTTCTGGGACGACTACATGGCCGCTTACCAGGCGGCATTCGACAACACCCACACCGAGGTGGCGCCTTGGCATGTGGTCCCCGCGAACAAGAAGTGGTACGCGCGGATCGCCGTGCAGCAGCTGCTGCTCCAGGCCATGGAAGACCTCCACCTTCAGTGGCCCAAGGCAGAGTTCGACGTCGCCCTTGAGCGCAGCCTGGTGGAACGGTCCTGA
- a CDS encoding pyridoxal phosphate-dependent aminotransferase, with translation MAEFKQSTKLHNVLYDIRGPILQAAQQMEAEGHRILKLNIGNPAPFGFEAPDAILVDMIRHLPHAQGYSDSRGIFSARTAVSQYYQTRGIQNIHVDDIYLGNGVSELITMSLMALLDDGDEVLIPTPDYPLWTASVALASGRPVHYLCDEESGWQPDLEDLESKITPRTKGIVVINPNNPTGAVYPEETLKKIVALAEKHGLVLFADEIYEKILYEDAVHVNLAGLTGDDVLCLTFSGLSKAYRVCGYRAGWMAISGPKKDAADYLEGISLLANMRLCANVPAQHAIQTALGGYQSINDLILPGGRLLEQRNKAYDLLNAIPGVSTQQARGALYLFPKLDPDYFHIRDDEKFVLDLLREQKILVSHGRAFNWVRPDHFRMVTLPNVKDIEEAIGRMGDFLSRYQGN, from the coding sequence ATGGCAGAATTCAAGCAGTCCACCAAGCTTCATAATGTCCTCTACGACATCCGTGGACCGATTCTTCAGGCCGCCCAGCAGATGGAGGCAGAGGGACACCGCATCCTCAAACTGAACATCGGAAACCCGGCCCCGTTCGGGTTTGAAGCGCCGGACGCCATCCTGGTGGACATGATCCGCCACCTGCCGCACGCGCAGGGATACAGCGATTCCCGCGGCATATTCTCCGCCCGCACCGCTGTTTCGCAGTACTACCAGACCCGCGGCATCCAGAACATCCATGTCGACGACATCTACCTCGGCAACGGCGTCAGCGAGCTCATCACCATGTCGCTCATGGCGCTCCTCGACGACGGCGACGAGGTTCTCATCCCCACGCCGGACTACCCGCTGTGGACTGCCTCCGTGGCACTCGCCAGCGGGCGGCCCGTGCACTACCTCTGTGACGAGGAATCCGGCTGGCAGCCGGACCTGGAGGACCTTGAATCGAAGATCACTCCGCGGACCAAGGGAATCGTGGTGATCAACCCGAACAATCCCACCGGTGCGGTGTATCCCGAGGAGACCCTCAAGAAGATCGTGGCTCTCGCCGAGAAGCACGGGCTGGTGCTTTTCGCCGATGAAATCTACGAAAAGATCCTGTACGAGGACGCCGTCCACGTGAACCTGGCCGGCCTGACCGGCGACGACGTCCTGTGCCTGACGTTCAGCGGGCTGTCCAAGGCCTACCGCGTGTGCGGCTACCGGGCGGGCTGGATGGCAATTTCCGGGCCGAAGAAGGACGCCGCCGACTACCTTGAAGGCATCAGCCTGCTGGCCAACATGCGTCTGTGCGCCAACGTTCCCGCCCAGCATGCGATCCAGACCGCATTGGGCGGATACCAGAGCATCAACGACCTGATCCTGCCCGGCGGGCGCCTGCTGGAACAACGGAACAAAGCGTACGACCTGCTCAACGCCATCCCCGGCGTCAGCACGCAGCAGGCCAGGGGAGCACTGTACTTGTTCCCGAAACTGGACCCCGACTACTTCCATATCCGCGACGACGAAAAATTCGTCCTGGACCTGCTCCGCGAGCAGAAGATCCTGGTCTCCCACGGACGCGCCTTCAACTGGGTGCGGCCGGACCACTTCCGGATGGTCACGCTGCCCAACGTAAAGGACATCGAAGAGGCAATTGGCCGCATGGGGGACTTCCTGAGCCGGTACCAGGGGAACTAG
- a CDS encoding ABC transporter substrate-binding protein produces the protein MKETHPSILGRRAFGGLAAGVGLALALSACGGGSDPLGSAPATGGSGSGSALVIGSADFPESQIIAEVYAGALNAAGVTASTKPNIGSREVYFKAVQDGSVDVIPDYSGNLLLHVDKEAAEVSAEEIYKALPAKLPEGLAVLEASKAEDKDAMVVTKATAEKYQLKSIEDLAKVCNELVVGAPATFAERAYGLPGLKKNYGCEPKKLEPFSDGGGPITVKALLEDQVQVADIYTTTPAIADNDLVVLEDPKNNFIAQQVLPLYNKAKMTDKAKEALNSVSRILTTEDLIDLNRAVSGSQKQNPKDAAAAWLKDKGLVK, from the coding sequence ATGAAGGAAACCCACCCTAGTATCCTGGGCCGTCGCGCCTTCGGCGGCCTGGCCGCCGGCGTCGGACTGGCCCTGGCGCTGTCCGCCTGCGGCGGCGGGTCGGATCCGCTGGGAAGCGCGCCCGCGACCGGCGGTTCGGGATCAGGCTCCGCGCTGGTCATCGGTTCTGCCGATTTCCCCGAAAGCCAGATTATTGCCGAGGTCTATGCCGGGGCACTGAATGCAGCCGGAGTCACCGCGAGCACCAAGCCCAACATCGGGTCCCGGGAAGTGTACTTCAAGGCTGTGCAGGACGGCTCCGTGGATGTCATTCCGGACTACAGCGGCAACCTCCTGCTGCACGTGGACAAGGAAGCGGCCGAGGTTTCGGCCGAGGAGATCTACAAGGCGCTGCCGGCCAAGCTGCCCGAGGGACTGGCTGTGCTGGAGGCCTCCAAGGCTGAAGACAAGGACGCCATGGTGGTCACCAAGGCGACGGCGGAGAAGTACCAGCTCAAGTCGATCGAAGACCTCGCCAAGGTCTGCAACGAGCTGGTGGTGGGAGCTCCGGCCACCTTCGCCGAGCGCGCCTACGGCCTGCCGGGGCTGAAGAAGAACTACGGCTGCGAGCCCAAGAAGCTGGAACCGTTCAGCGACGGCGGCGGTCCCATCACGGTCAAGGCGCTGCTGGAGGACCAGGTCCAGGTCGCGGACATTTACACCACGACGCCGGCCATTGCCGACAACGACCTGGTGGTCCTGGAAGACCCCAAGAACAACTTCATCGCGCAGCAGGTCCTGCCGCTGTACAACAAGGCCAAGATGACGGACAAGGCGAAGGAAGCGCTCAACTCTGTTTCCAGGATCCTGACCACGGAAGACCTGATCGACCTCAACCGTGCCGTCAGCGGCAGCCAGAAGCAGAACCCGAAGGATGCGGCCGCCGCCTGGCTCAAGGACAAGGGCCTGGTGAAATAG
- a CDS encoding ABC transporter permease, producing MSNVFTDTFAWLGDPLHWTGSTGIPARLAEHLQYTGLVMLIATAIAVPIGLYVGHTGRGRVAVVALAGALRALPTLGLLTLFVLLAGIGLMPPIWALVILTVPPLLAGTYAGIASVDRNVVDAARAMGMTELQVLFRAEFPNALTVMFGGFRTGVLQVIATVSVVAYINLGGLGRYLFDGLVLSDFPQMLGGSLLIAALAIAVDLVLAVFQRLFLSRGAPAMPRRSQQAPANLTDPVSAEPVVQGGTS from the coding sequence ATGAGCAACGTCTTTACGGATACGTTCGCCTGGCTGGGCGACCCGCTGCACTGGACCGGAAGCACGGGCATTCCCGCACGGCTGGCCGAGCACCTCCAGTACACCGGCCTGGTGATGCTGATCGCTACGGCCATAGCCGTCCCCATCGGCCTTTACGTCGGCCACACCGGCCGCGGCCGGGTGGCGGTGGTTGCCCTGGCGGGCGCGCTCCGGGCATTGCCCACCCTTGGCCTGTTGACGCTCTTCGTCCTCCTGGCCGGTATCGGACTGATGCCACCGATCTGGGCCCTGGTGATTCTCACCGTTCCTCCGCTGCTCGCAGGCACGTACGCCGGGATTGCCAGCGTGGACCGGAACGTCGTGGATGCGGCCCGTGCCATGGGCATGACCGAACTGCAGGTGCTGTTCCGGGCCGAATTTCCCAATGCCCTCACGGTGATGTTCGGCGGATTCAGGACCGGCGTGCTCCAGGTGATCGCCACCGTCTCGGTGGTGGCGTACATCAACCTTGGCGGCCTGGGCCGGTACCTCTTCGACGGCCTGGTGCTGTCCGATTTTCCGCAGATGCTGGGCGGCTCGCTGCTGATCGCAGCGCTGGCAATCGCCGTCGATCTTGTGCTCGCCGTTTTCCAGAGGCTGTTCCTGTCGCGGGGAGCCCCTGCCATGCCCCGCCGGAGCCAGCAGGCACCGGCCAATCTCACAGACCCCGTGTCCGCGGAGCCTGTTGTTCAAGGAGGTACATCATGA
- a CDS encoding ABC transporter permease → MEWFLANSGRVFELAGQHLVLAILPMVFGLLLSIPLAQFARQNRTLRSVVVTATSLLYTIPSLALFIILPSILGTRVLDPVNVIVALTIYAVALLVRAALDAFDSVDEDLRQAAVAMGFKPAARFLQIDLPLSLPVLFAGLRVVSVSNISLVSVAALLGIGNLGMLFTSGLQRGFITEVMVGIIAILVLALLMDAVLVLLERLLTPWTRAAARTDKTDLPSAAERLSDVRTGGASA, encoded by the coding sequence ATGGAATGGTTCCTGGCCAACAGCGGACGGGTGTTCGAACTGGCCGGCCAGCACCTGGTGCTGGCCATCCTGCCGATGGTATTCGGCCTGCTGCTTTCGATTCCGCTGGCCCAGTTCGCGCGGCAGAACAGGACCCTGCGTTCCGTGGTGGTTACGGCGACGTCACTGCTGTACACGATTCCGTCCCTCGCCCTATTCATCATCCTCCCCTCAATCCTGGGAACCAGGGTGCTGGACCCGGTCAACGTCATCGTTGCCCTCACCATCTACGCGGTGGCCCTCCTGGTGCGGGCCGCGCTCGACGCCTTCGACTCCGTGGATGAAGACCTCCGCCAGGCCGCCGTCGCCATGGGCTTCAAGCCCGCTGCACGTTTCCTCCAGATCGACCTCCCGCTGTCCCTTCCCGTGCTGTTCGCCGGACTGCGGGTGGTGTCCGTCAGCAACATCTCCCTGGTGAGCGTGGCCGCCCTGCTGGGCATCGGGAACCTCGGGATGCTCTTCACCTCCGGGCTGCAACGTGGCTTCATTACGGAAGTGATGGTCGGGATAATTGCCATTCTGGTCCTTGCGCTGCTGATGGACGCGGTCCTGGTACTCCTGGAACGGCTTCTGACCCCCTGGACCAGGGCGGCAGCCCGAACGGACAAAACCGATCTCCCTTCGGCGGCGGAGCGGTTGTCCGATGTCAGGACCGGGGGTGCCTCCGCATGA
- a CDS encoding ABC transporter ATP-binding protein, translating into MAEAMIEFQSVTKQYQSGQPAVDNLTMSIDKGSITVFVGPSGCGKTTSLRMINRMVEPTSGTITVDGKDVTSVPAAQLRRSMGYVMQSSGLMPHRSVVDNIATVPRLNGVSKTEARKRAEELLDVVGLASVLGKRYPSQLSGGQQQRVGVARALAADPPVLLMDEPFSAVDPVVRDELQQELLRLQRDLAKTIVFVTHDIDEATVLGDKVAVFATGGKLAQYATPEEILRAPANDFVASFVGKDRGFRHLAFSPSDAVTLHDVPTISHSDLVSGTAAPGGGDWLLVVDAESRPLGWSSPGAGSALIPGGSLFRKGETLRRALDAALSSPSGLGVAVDADGRFAGVLRADEVLAVIESARLVRQGAL; encoded by the coding sequence ATGGCTGAAGCCATGATCGAATTCCAGAGCGTCACCAAGCAGTACCAGAGCGGGCAGCCGGCCGTGGACAACCTCACCATGTCCATCGACAAGGGCTCTATTACGGTATTTGTGGGTCCGTCCGGCTGTGGGAAGACCACCTCCCTGCGGATGATCAACCGCATGGTGGAGCCCACGTCGGGCACCATCACCGTGGACGGGAAGGACGTCACCTCGGTGCCTGCTGCGCAGCTGAGGCGGTCAATGGGCTACGTGATGCAGTCCTCCGGACTGATGCCCCACCGCTCCGTCGTGGACAACATCGCCACTGTTCCGCGGCTGAACGGCGTCTCCAAAACGGAAGCGCGCAAGCGCGCCGAGGAACTGCTGGACGTCGTCGGACTGGCTTCAGTACTCGGAAAGCGCTACCCCTCCCAGCTGTCCGGCGGCCAGCAGCAGCGGGTCGGCGTGGCACGGGCGCTCGCGGCTGACCCGCCCGTGCTGCTGATGGACGAACCGTTCAGCGCCGTTGACCCCGTGGTGCGTGACGAACTGCAGCAGGAGCTCCTCCGCCTGCAGCGGGACCTGGCCAAGACCATCGTTTTCGTCACCCACGACATCGACGAAGCCACTGTACTTGGAGACAAAGTTGCCGTGTTTGCCACGGGAGGCAAGCTGGCGCAGTACGCCACGCCCGAAGAGATCCTCCGGGCGCCGGCCAACGACTTCGTGGCTTCCTTCGTGGGCAAGGACCGGGGGTTCCGCCACCTTGCGTTCAGCCCGTCCGACGCCGTCACCCTGCATGACGTGCCAACGATCAGCCACAGCGACCTCGTATCCGGAACGGCGGCTCCGGGGGGCGGCGACTGGCTGCTCGTGGTGGATGCGGAGTCCCGTCCACTGGGCTGGTCCAGCCCTGGTGCGGGGTCCGCGCTCATCCCCGGCGGCTCGCTGTTCCGGAAAGGCGAGACGCTCCGGCGTGCCCTTGACGCGGCACTGTCCTCGCCGTCGGGCCTGGGCGTGGCCGTTGACGCCGACGGCAGGTTCGCCGGTGTCCTCCGGGCGGATGAGGTGCTTGCCGTCATTGAATCGGCCCGGCTGGTCCGGCAGGGCGCCCTCTGA